The bacterium genome includes the window GAGGGTCCGGGGCTATTTCGACGCGTGCCGTGCACAGGATCTGGGCTTCGCGGTGGCGCAGACCGATGTGAAGGGAGACCGGGGAAAACGCCCCTCGGAGCAGCGCAATCCGGACGTCTACGTGCGCGTGGTGGACCGCCGGAAGGACGGCATCGTGGTCCGGGGGGCGAAAGCCCACACCACGGCGTCTCCGTTCGCCAACGAGCTGATCGTCCTGCCGACCCGCGCGATGAAGCTGATCCGGGACATCGCCGCCTCGGGATTCGGCGGCTACCAGGAGATCCTGTCCATCCATGCGGAGGGGTCGCTGGCGGCGCAACGGATCACGATCCTGCGCGATTACGACGTCAAGCGCTGCGTCGAGATCGCGAAATCGTACCTGAAGGATTGACGCCGGCCCCGGCGATCCTTTCGGAGAAAACCCGTCACAGGTTCCGCTTCCCGGGGATACAATAATGCGGGACCCGGGCGCCCGGTCGGCGGAACGAAGTGGAGGATGGCATCGGCATGGAGACAACCGGTTTGGCCGGACCGGGGAAATCGGCGCGCGGGGTCTGGATCGCGGTGCCGCTTGCCGCGGCGTGGATCCTTTCCGTACTGTCCTGGCTCGGGGTCTGCTCCGATGGTTGCGAGGAAACGCATCTGTACCGTTTTTTCGGGATTCCGCTTTCCCCCCTCGGGGTCGGATTCTTCACGTTGTGCGGCATCGCTTTTCTCACAAGGAACCGGTTCCGATTCTCCGGTTTCCTGATCCCGCTTCTGCTCTCCGGCGCGCTCGGTTCGGAATTCGTTCTCGTCTGGATGCAGAAGTTCGTCATCGGAAAGTGGTGCCCGCTGTGTCTCGGGGTCGCCCTCTCCGTCGGAACGGCGTGCGTAATGATCGCCCTGGAGCGGTTGCCCGGGGTTGCGATCCGAATTCGTGGCGGAGAAAGGAACCTCGAGATGAAACGGCTCGCGGGCAAGACGGCCTTGATTCTTTTCGCGTTTCTCTCCGGCATGGGCATGACCGCGGTGGGTCTGAAGAACCCCGACGCGATCGCGGCCGGCCTGCCGGTGAAGTCCCTCGCCTTCGGGGACATGGAAAGCCGCGTGGAGGTCTACATCGTCACCGACTGGTTCTGCCCCGCGTGCCGCGCCGCCGAACCGGAGATCCTGAAGGGCGCCCGGATGGCCATGCGGCAGGCGAAGGTGTTTTTCGTGGCGTACCCGATCCACCCGGAAACCTTCAACTACATCCCCTTCGACCTGTCCTTCATCGTGCGGGAGAAGGAGAAATATCTCCAGATCCGCGAGGCCATCGGGACCCTTGCGCGGAAAACGAAGGAGCCGACGCAGGAGGACGTCCAGGCCGCGGTTTCCCCCCTCGGGGTGAAGTATGTCCCGTTGAATTACGTGGACGTAATGGCAGGCATGCAGTATTTCAACAGCCTCGTCAAGAAG containing:
- a CDS encoding 4-hydroxyphenylacetate 3-hydroxylase family protein, producing MYFEGERVADVTVHPVLGVGMAFAGIDYRLAEDPDHRDLAVCTDPRTGEEYSRFYKIPETTEDLLKRRELIAAGSRVNGGPPLIKEIGTDALFALHIVADHMDRHAGTSVLPRVRGYFDACRAQDLGFAVAQTDVKGDRGKRPSEQRNPDVYVRVVDRRKDGIVVRGAKAHTTASPFANELIVLPTRAMKLIRDIAASGFGGYQEILSIHAEGSLAAQRITILRDYDVKRCVEIAKSYLKD